TTCGCGTGCCGCCTTCTTATCGCGCTTCAGCACTTTTACCTGCGCCAGCGTCAGGTTATCAACGATGCTGAGATGCGGGAACAGTTCGAAATGCTGGAACACCATACCCACCTTACTGCGCAGTTGCGCAAGGTTGGTTTTCTTGTCATTGACTTCAATGCCCGTCACCTGAATGCTGCCCTGCTGGATGGGTTCCAGACCATTCACCGTTTTGATCAGCGTCGATTTGCCGGAACCGGACGGTCCGCATACCACCACCACTTCCCCGGTTTTGACTTCGGTGGAGCAGTCGGTCAGCACCTGAAAGTGCCCATACCACTTAGATACATTTTTCAGGCTAATCATTTAAACCGTCCTTTTTCTTTTCAGATAGCTAACCAACAACGAAGCGCTCAGGCTGATCACAAAGTAGACCAGACCAGCAAACAAAATCATTTCTACCTGGGTGCCGTCACGCTCGCCAATGGTGGACGCGGTACGGAAGAAATCGGCCAGGCTAAGTACGTAGACCAACGAGGTATCCTGAAACAGCACAATCCCCTGGGTCAGCAACAGCGGCACCATCGCACGAAATGCCTGCGGCAGGATCACCAGTTGCATCGATTGCCAATGGGTCATGCCCAGCGCCAGTGCGGCACTGGATTGGCCACGGGCGATACTGATGATACCGGCACGGATAATCTCCGAATAATATGCGGCCTCAAACAACGAAAAGGCCACCATCGCCGAAATCAGACGAATGTCGGTCTTCGGCGACAAGCCCAGCACCTGTTGCAGGAAACTCGGCACCACCAGGTAAAACCACAGCAGCACCATCACCAGCGGCACGGAGCGGAACAGGTTAACGTACAGTTTGGCGAACCAGCGGATCGGTGCGAAGGCCGACAGGCGCATCACTGCCAGGAGGGTGCCCCAGATAATGCCAAATACCACCGCAGTCAGGGTAATTTTAAGCGTAATCACCATGCCGTTCAGCAGGTAGGGCAGGCTGGGAGGAATCGAACTCCAGTCAAAATCGTACATTATTTCCCTCCCATATTGCCGGGCAGACGCACTTTGCGTTCCACCAGGCTCATCAACAGCATGATCACCAGGTTGATAGCAATGTAAGCCAGGGTGATGGCGGTGAAAGATTCATAGGCGTGTGCCGAGTAATCCAGCAACTTACCGGCCTGTGCAGCCATATCCACCAGCCCGATGGTGGAGGCAATGGCCGAGTTTTTCACCAGGTTCAGCATTTCCGAAGTCATCGGCGGCACAATCACGCGATAGGCATTCGGCAGCAGCACGTAGCGATAGGTTTGCGGCAGCGTCAGCCCCATCGCCAGACCCGCATTTTTCTGACCACGCGGCAGCGACTGAATCGCGGCACGCACCTGCTCACTCACGCGGGCACCGGTAAACAGGCCGAGACATACCACGGACGAGGAGAAGAACTGAATGTTCGGGTCCAGCTCCGATTTAAACCACATGCCCAGGCTCTCCCCTACCAGTTCTGGGGCGACCAGATACCAGAAGAAGAACTGCACAATCAGCGGAATATTACGAAACAATTCCACGTAGCAGGTACCTATCGTCGATAGCAGCCGATTAGGCACGGTACGCAGAATGCCAAAGAAGGAACCTACGAAGAAAGCGATAATCCAGGCGCAGCAGGAGACGGCGATGGTCACCTGAAATCCGGACCACAGCCAGCCGAGGTAGGTCGTGTTGCCGAACGGGGCGGGTTGTAAAAAGATGCCCCAGTTCCAGTCGATACCCATATCTAGCTCCGGTAAAAAAAGGGTAGCTGAGCACAGCTACCCGGAAGATTGATGAACGGTGTCTTGCTTACTCTTCTCAGGGGAACGACCTGAGAGAGTCTGTCTGTCCGCACCGTGTTTTCAGCAATCGAGAGGGCAGCATGCCTGCCCTTATTGTGGTTGTTAGTTCATTGCCTTGTCGTTTGGTGCTTTGAACAGCGCTTTCATGTCATCCGAGAGATCAAAATTGATGTTCATGCCTTTTGGCGGGATCGGGTTTTTGAACCACTTATCAAACCATTTGGCCGCTTCGCCAGAGGTCTGCGCCTGGGCGATGGTGTCATCCATCAGCTTTTTAAACTCCGGATCGTTTTTGCGCAGCATACAGCCGTAGGCTTCATGCGATTGCGGCGTGCCGAGAATTTCCCAGTTATCCGGTTTCTTCGCTTTAGCGCGCTCACCGGCCAACAGGGCATCATCCATCATAAAGGCCACGGCACGACCGGTTTCCAGCGTGCGGAAGGAGTCACCGTGATCTTTGGCACTGATAATACGCATGCCCATTTTTTGTGAGTCATTCAGCTTGTTCAGCAGAATTTCTGAGGTGGTGCCGGAAGTGACCACCACGGTTTTGCCTTTCAGATCGGCGAAATCTTTGATCGGGCCGCCTTTTTTCACCAGCAGACGCGTACCGACCACGAAGATGGTGTCAGAGAAAGCCGCCTGTTGCTGGCGCTCCAGGTTGTTGGTGGTGGAGCCACATTCGAAATCAAAGGTGCCGTTTTGCAGTAACGGGATACGGTTCTGCGAGGTGATCGGCAGCATTTTGACCTGCAAATCGGGTTTGTTCAGCTTTTTCTTGATGGCCTCAACGATCGCGTTGGAATAGTCCTGCGAATAACCGACGACTTTTTGCTCATTGTCGTAGTAAGAGAAGGGAACAGACGATTCGCGATGCCCGACGACAATCACGCCATTTTTGCTGATCTTTTCCAGCGTGCTGACTTGTTGATCGGCCGGTGCTGCGGCTGCGGGTTTAGCATCTTCCGCATGAGCCACGGAGGCGAGGCCAGCCAGAGCCAGGCAAAGGCCCAGTTTCCGTAATTTCATCTCCAACTCCTTCGTATTGCTGGTGCACAGCAGATAAACTGCGCAGATTGTGATGTTGTGTGTATTTTCCGCTGCTTTTCTGATTATCCCGTAGCGCAACTGCGCGCAGGATAGTGCTTAACATAGCGAATTGTTAACGCAATGAAACAAAAAAGTTTCTTTTTTGCGAGCCGCTCCGCACCAATAAAAAGCAAAATTTGACCTCTGCGCCACAATGGTGCGCATCGTTGCCTTATTACGGTGCTTAATGGCGAACATAACGCTGACAAAAGCTGATGTTTGCGAAAAACACTGAAATAAATAGCAATGATCGTGCCAAAGCGATTAATGAGTGTAAAAAGCCAGCAGAGAATGTGGCAAAGGCAGGGGAAGGGAGCGGAAAAATGCGATAAAAAAAGGCGAAGGATACGCTTCGCCTTGATCACAGCAGGGGGAGATTAGCGGCGACGGCGTACCAGCGCCAGCACCACACCCAGTAACGTCAGCAGCCATACCGGCCAGATACCCACTTTGGCATAAGGTGTTGCACCGGTGGTCGGGGTCACTTTTGCCGTCAGGACATCACGCGTGAATTGAGGCAGCATCTTTTCCACATCCCCGTTGGCATTCACCACGGCCGTGACGCCATTGTTGGTATCACGCAGTAACGGACGGCCCAGCTCCAGCGCTCGCATTCTCGCCATCTGGAAATGCTGCCATGGGCCGATGGAGTGACCAAACCAGGCATCGTTCGAAACGGTAAGCAGGAAGTTGGTATCCTGATGGAAATTGGCGCGAACCTGCTCACCCAGTACGATTTCATAGCAGATGGCAGCGGTCAGGTTGTAACCCGCGACTTTCAACGCGGGCTGGATATAAGCGCCACGGCTGAACGAGGACATCGGTAAATCGAAGAACGGCGCCAGTGGCCGTAATAAATCTTCCAGCGGAACAAACTCGCCAAACGGCACCAGATGGTTCTTCTGATAGCGATTCTGGCTTTGATAGCTGTAAGGTTGCTCGCCG
The DNA window shown above is from Pantoea sp. At-9b and carries:
- the gltK gene encoding glutamate/aspartate ABC transporter permease GltK, which encodes MYDFDWSSIPPSLPYLLNGMVITLKITLTAVVFGIIWGTLLAVMRLSAFAPIRWFAKLYVNLFRSVPLVMVLLWFYLVVPSFLQQVLGLSPKTDIRLISAMVAFSLFEAAYYSEIIRAGIISIARGQSSAALALGMTHWQSMQLVILPQAFRAMVPLLLTQGIVLFQDTSLVYVLSLADFFRTASTIGERDGTQVEMILFAGLVYFVISLSASLLVSYLKRKRTV
- a CDS encoding glutamate/aspartate ABC transporter substrate-binding protein, whose amino-acid sequence is MKLRKLGLCLALAGLASVAHAEDAKPAAAAPADQQVSTLEKISKNGVIVVGHRESSVPFSYYDNEQKVVGYSQDYSNAIVEAIKKKLNKPDLQVKMLPITSQNRIPLLQNGTFDFECGSTTNNLERQQQAAFSDTIFVVGTRLLVKKGGPIKDFADLKGKTVVVTSGTTSEILLNKLNDSQKMGMRIISAKDHGDSFRTLETGRAVAFMMDDALLAGERAKAKKPDNWEILGTPQSHEAYGCMLRKNDPEFKKLMDDTIAQAQTSGEAAKWFDKWFKNPIPPKGMNINFDLSDDMKALFKAPNDKAMN
- a CDS encoding amino acid ABC transporter permease; this translates as MGIDWNWGIFLQPAPFGNTTYLGWLWSGFQVTIAVSCCAWIIAFFVGSFFGILRTVPNRLLSTIGTCYVELFRNIPLIVQFFFWYLVAPELVGESLGMWFKSELDPNIQFFSSSVVCLGLFTGARVSEQVRAAIQSLPRGQKNAGLAMGLTLPQTYRYVLLPNAYRVIVPPMTSEMLNLVKNSAIASTIGLVDMAAQAGKLLDYSAHAYESFTAITLAYIAINLVIMLLMSLVERKVRLPGNMGGK